One segment of Yersinia kristensenii DNA contains the following:
- a CDS encoding phosphoenolpyruvate hydrolase family protein yields the protein MPKFQRQAILAKFREMIARREPIIGGGAGTGLSAKCEEAGGIDLIVIYNSGRYRMAGRGSLAGLLAYGNANEIVVDMAKEVLPVVKNTPVLAGVNGTDPFCQFDHFLDQLKALGFSGVQNFPTVGLIDGNFRANLEETGMGYGLEVDMIRLAHEKDLLTTPYIFSAEDAVAMTQAGADIIVPHMGLTTGGNIGADTALKLADCVPLINQWAAAAKAVREDVIVLCHGGPISTPEDAQYILDNCPQCDGFYGASSMERLPTEIALTDTTKQFKNIKR from the coding sequence ATGCCAAAATTTCAACGCCAGGCCATATTGGCTAAATTCCGGGAAATGATCGCCCGCCGTGAACCGATTATCGGCGGCGGTGCGGGTACGGGTCTATCGGCCAAATGTGAAGAAGCTGGCGGTATTGATCTTATCGTCATCTATAACTCGGGCCGCTATCGCATGGCCGGTCGTGGTTCGCTGGCCGGTCTGTTGGCCTACGGCAATGCCAATGAAATTGTGGTCGATATGGCAAAAGAAGTGTTGCCGGTCGTCAAGAACACGCCAGTGTTAGCGGGGGTTAATGGTACCGATCCGTTCTGTCAGTTCGACCACTTTTTGGATCAACTGAAAGCATTGGGTTTTTCGGGTGTACAGAACTTCCCGACCGTGGGTTTAATTGACGGGAATTTCCGCGCCAACCTTGAAGAAACCGGCATGGGCTATGGTTTGGAAGTAGACATGATTCGCTTGGCTCACGAGAAAGATTTACTCACCACGCCGTATATTTTCAGTGCCGAAGATGCTGTCGCCATGACTCAAGCGGGGGCCGATATTATTGTTCCTCATATGGGGCTGACCACTGGCGGCAATATTGGCGCTGACACCGCGTTGAAGCTGGCTGACTGTGTGCCTCTGATTAATCAATGGGCCGCCGCCGCAAAAGCGGTGCGCGAAGATGTGATTGTGTTGTGTCACGGCGGGCCGATTTCTACCCCAGAAGATGCTCAATACATCTTGGACAATTGCCCGCAATGTGATGGTTTCTACGGTGCCAGCTCCATGGAGAGGTTACCAACAGAAATTGCACTGACGGATACTACTAAGCAGTTTAAAAATATAAAACGTTGA
- a CDS encoding Tm-1-like ATP-binding domain-containing protein, which translates to MPRHIFIATTTDTKGDELAYVSELIRATGLTTVTVDLSTKEGQHAGGADIAAETVASHHPDGRQAVFCGDRGRAISAMAVAFERFIASRDDVAALLGLGGSGGTALITPAMQSLPIGIPKLMVSTMASGDVSGYIGASDIAMMYSVTDIAGLNRISRRVLSNAAHQIAGAVYFAQKEETATDDKPALGLTMFGVTTPCIQSVSAALSAEYDCLVFHATGSGGKAMEKLAESGLLAGALDLTTTEVCDLLFDGVLACGPERFDAIAHTQIPYVGSCGALDMVNFGSPATIPAKYADRLFYEHNAQVTLMRTTEQENIEMARWIGEKLNRCEGEVRFLIPQGGFSALDAPGQPFWDEKALQAFIHTLEETVIQTDKRRLVHYPFNINDPQFAQAAVENFKEIAKSPSNPK; encoded by the coding sequence ATGCCCCGTCATATTTTTATCGCGACTACGACAGATACCAAAGGCGATGAGCTGGCTTATGTCAGTGAATTGATTAGAGCAACCGGCCTGACCACGGTGACGGTTGATTTATCGACCAAAGAAGGCCAGCACGCCGGCGGCGCTGATATTGCGGCCGAAACGGTGGCGAGCCATCACCCTGATGGGCGTCAGGCCGTCTTTTGTGGTGACAGAGGGCGGGCGATAAGTGCGATGGCGGTGGCTTTTGAGCGTTTTATTGCCAGCCGTGATGATGTGGCTGCACTGTTAGGTTTGGGAGGCTCCGGTGGTACGGCGCTGATAACACCCGCTATGCAAAGTTTACCTATCGGTATTCCTAAACTGATGGTGTCCACCATGGCTTCTGGTGATGTTTCCGGTTACATCGGTGCCAGTGATATCGCCATGATGTATTCAGTCACCGATATTGCCGGGCTCAATCGTATTTCCCGCCGAGTGCTCAGCAATGCGGCCCATCAAATTGCTGGTGCGGTTTACTTTGCTCAAAAAGAAGAAACCGCTACTGATGACAAACCGGCGCTGGGTTTGACCATGTTTGGCGTGACAACCCCCTGTATTCAATCGGTTAGCGCAGCGTTATCGGCAGAATATGATTGTTTAGTGTTCCACGCGACCGGCAGTGGTGGCAAAGCGATGGAGAAATTGGCTGAAAGCGGCTTACTGGCAGGGGCGCTGGATCTGACCACCACCGAGGTTTGCGATCTGTTATTTGATGGGGTATTAGCGTGCGGCCCAGAAAGGTTTGATGCTATTGCTCACACCCAAATTCCTTATGTTGGCTCTTGCGGCGCATTAGATATGGTTAATTTTGGTAGCCCCGCCACCATTCCGGCGAAATATGCCGACCGCTTGTTCTATGAGCACAATGCGCAAGTCACATTGATGCGCACCACCGAGCAAGAGAACATTGAGATGGCGCGCTGGATTGGCGAGAAGCTCAACCGCTGTGAAGGCGAGGTGCGTTTCTTAATTCCACAGGGCGGATTCTCGGCATTAGATGCGCCGGGCCAACCTTTCTGGGACGAAAAAGCACTGCAAGCTTTTATCCATACGCTGGAAGAAACCGTGATTCAAACTGACAAACGCCGTCTGGTGCATTACCCATTCAATATCAATGACCCACAGTTTGCCCAGGCTGCGGTAGAAAACTTTAAAGAAATAGCAAAAAGCCCATCCAACCCTAAATAA
- a CDS encoding WbuC family cupin fold metalloprotein: MKQITQQTLVQLSQQAQQSPRQRANLNFHPQLDDPIQRLAIAMEPETYVRPHRHPHTWELLTALHGNFIVLLFDDAGKVTHRTLLGRETAIMEIPANVWHAVLSLEEGAVIFEVKHGPYQPITAEYFARWSPAEGEEEVSNLLAWYATADIGAHYQQ, translated from the coding sequence ATGAAGCAAATCACCCAACAAACCCTAGTGCAGTTGAGCCAGCAAGCGCAGCAGTCACCGCGTCAGAGAGCCAATCTTAACTTCCATCCACAGCTCGACGACCCGATACAGCGCCTGGCGATAGCAATGGAGCCAGAGACGTATGTCCGCCCACATCGCCACCCCCACACTTGGGAATTACTGACTGCATTGCACGGCAACTTTATTGTGCTGCTGTTTGATGACGCAGGGAAAGTCACCCACCGCACGCTGTTGGGCCGGGAAACCGCTATTATGGAAATCCCCGCTAATGTGTGGCACGCCGTGCTCTCACTGGAAGAAGGGGCGGTTATTTTTGAAGTTAAACACGGCCCTTACCAGCCCATTACTGCTGAATATTTCGCCCGCTGGTCACCTGCCGAGGGTGAAGAGGAAGTCAGCAATCTATTGGCATGGTATGCGACGGCTGATATTGGGGCGCATTATCAGCAATAA